In Alphaproteobacteria bacterium, one DNA window encodes the following:
- a CDS encoding SUMF1/EgtB/PvdO family nonheme iron enzyme has protein sequence MDDAPIERPTSGAGSAELVAQLRESRRRTRLLTEDLASDELMGPRLDIVNPVLWEIGHVAWFHEYWTLRHAHGRAPLIERADRLWDSSNVPHATRWQLDLPDRAGTYAYLADVLARQEDLLGGNVDAARRYFYELAIRHEDMHVEALTYTRQTLGFAPPQGLGEATRPSAGALEGDVAVPGGTWRLGSSAADGFVFDNEKWAHAVTLAPFRIARAPVTNAQFAAFVEAGGYGAREFWSEAGWTWRERRDVQRPVYWQARRDGVWSMRRYRALEEIAPHAPVVFVSYFEAEAWCRWAGRRLPSEAEWEAAAIGLPASDGGTLSDTRRRWPWGDAPPSPARANLDFAYDGPVDVAACAEGDSAFGCRQMIGNVWQWTASDFLPFAGFAADPYKDYSQPWFGTRKVLRGGCWATSARIARPAYRNFFTPDRTDVFAGFRTCAL, from the coding sequence ATGGACGACGCACCGATCGAGCGGCCGACCAGCGGCGCCGGCTCAGCCGAGCTGGTGGCCCAGCTGCGCGAGAGCCGCCGCCGCACGCGACTGCTGACCGAGGATCTGGCATCGGATGAATTGATGGGTCCGCGGCTGGACATCGTCAATCCCGTGCTCTGGGAGATCGGCCACGTCGCCTGGTTCCACGAATACTGGACCCTGCGCCACGCCCATGGCCGCGCGCCGCTGATCGAGCGCGCCGACCGGCTGTGGGATTCGAGCAACGTGCCGCACGCCACGCGCTGGCAGCTCGACCTGCCCGACCGCGCCGGCACCTACGCCTATCTCGCCGATGTGCTCGCGCGCCAGGAGGACCTGCTCGGCGGCAACGTCGACGCCGCGCGGCGCTATTTCTACGAGCTCGCCATCCGCCACGAGGACATGCATGTCGAGGCGCTGACCTACACGCGCCAGACGCTGGGCTTCGCGCCGCCGCAGGGACTGGGCGAAGCGACCCGCCCGTCAGCCGGCGCGCTGGAAGGCGACGTCGCTGTTCCCGGCGGCACCTGGCGCCTGGGCTCGAGCGCCGCCGACGGCTTCGTCTTCGACAACGAGAAATGGGCGCACGCGGTCACGCTGGCGCCCTTCCGCATCGCCCGCGCGCCGGTGACCAACGCCCAGTTCGCCGCCTTCGTCGAGGCCGGCGGCTATGGCGCGCGCGAATTCTGGAGCGAGGCCGGCTGGACCTGGCGCGAACGCCGCGACGTGCAGCGGCCGGTCTACTGGCAGGCCCGGCGCGACGGCGTCTGGAGCATGCGCCGCTATCGCGCGCTCGAAGAAATCGCGCCGCACGCGCCGGTCGTGTTCGTGAGCTACTTCGAGGCCGAGGCGTGGTGCCGCTGGGCCGGCCGCCGCCTGCCGAGCGAGGCCGAATGGGAGGCGGCCGCGATCGGCCTGCCCGCTTCCGACGGCGGCACGCTCAGCGACACGCGCCGCCGCTGGCCGTGGGGCGACGCGCCGCCATCGCCGGCGCGCGCCAATCTCGACTTCGCCTACGACGGGCCGGTCGACGTCGCGGCCTGCGCCGAAGGCGACAGCGCCTTCGGCTGCCGGCAGATGATCGGCAATGTCTGGCAGTGGACGGCGTCGGACTTCCTGCCCTTCGCCGGCTTCGCCGCCGATCCCTACAAGGACTACTCGCAGCCCTGGTTCGGCACGCGCAAGGTGCTGCGCGGCGGCTGCTGGGCGACCAGCGCGCGCATCGCGCGCCCGGCCTACCGCAACTTCTTCACGCCCGATCGCACCGACGTCTTCGCCGGCTTCCGCACCTGCGCGTTGTGA
- a CDS encoding type I restriction enzyme HsdR N-terminal domain-containing protein, producing MPVGKKAIDRITSQLRRYQSVVKAAKDRDISESDTAVIIGDILADVLGYEKYVEITTEFMIRGTYVDLAVKVGRDVHFLVEAKAIGVPLKDAHVKQAIDYGANHGIEWVVLSNATTWRIYRIEFKQPIGKTLVAEIDLLTANAKDPRVIECFANLSKEGFAKGGMADFFDQQQATSKYSIAAALLGERMINQLRLELRRLFPGVKVDEETLEGSLRLEVIKRELVEGEDAEAAGALLKRLTRSLAREKERSSKDSSKSGADASPPPSAIAAAAKADGEVAAASPSPK from the coding sequence ATGCCTGTTGGCAAGAAGGCTATTGATCGGATCACGTCGCAGCTGCGGCGCTATCAGTCCGTCGTGAAGGCGGCCAAGGATCGCGACATCAGCGAGTCGGATACGGCCGTGATCATCGGCGACATCCTCGCGGACGTACTTGGGTACGAGAAGTACGTCGAGATCACTACCGAGTTCATGATCAGGGGCACCTACGTCGATCTCGCGGTGAAGGTTGGTCGCGATGTCCATTTCCTCGTCGAGGCAAAGGCGATCGGCGTCCCGTTGAAGGACGCGCACGTCAAGCAGGCGATCGACTACGGCGCCAACCACGGAATCGAATGGGTCGTGCTTTCCAATGCGACGACCTGGAGGATCTACCGCATCGAGTTCAAGCAACCGATCGGCAAGACGCTCGTCGCCGAGATCGACCTGCTGACTGCCAACGCCAAGGATCCTCGCGTCATCGAGTGCTTCGCAAACCTCAGCAAGGAGGGCTTCGCAAAGGGCGGAATGGCTGACTTCTTCGATCAGCAGCAGGCCACCAGCAAGTACTCGATTGCCGCGGCATTGCTCGGTGAAAGGATGATCAACCAGTTGCGCCTCGAGCTGCGGCGCTTGTTCCCTGGCGTGAAGGTCGACGAAGAGACTCTGGAGGGGTCGCTCCGCCTCGAGGTCATCAAGCGCGAGCTCGTCGAGGGTGAGGACGCGGAGGCTGCCGGCGCCCTCTTGAAGCGACTGACGCGCTCGCTCGCTCGGGAGAAGGAACGCTCGTCGAAGGACAGTTCAAAGTCCGGCGCCGACGCCTCACCGCCGCCGTCGGCGATTGCAGCGGCAGCCAAGGCCGACGGCGAGGTCGCCGCGGCGTCGCCCTCCCCCAAATAG
- a CDS encoding GFA family protein — protein sequence MGATAPIEGGCQCGAVRYRVSTHPRWVGHCHCRMCQKAHGAAIVTWVAVPADAVDITSGSLKYYRSSDHLQRGFCTECGTPVACVPDARPGEPAFFDLALATFDDPRAFAPTVHVWCDSAMPWLPIDDHLPRFGQGFGVGEPRMPGKTG from the coding sequence ATGGGCGCCACAGCACCGATCGAAGGCGGCTGCCAGTGCGGCGCCGTCCGCTATCGCGTCAGCACGCACCCGCGCTGGGTCGGCCACTGTCATTGCCGCATGTGCCAGAAGGCGCATGGCGCGGCGATCGTGACCTGGGTCGCGGTGCCGGCCGACGCCGTCGACATCACCAGCGGCTCGCTGAAGTACTATCGCTCCAGCGATCATCTGCAGCGCGGCTTCTGCACGGAATGCGGCACGCCCGTCGCCTGCGTGCCGGATGCCAGGCCGGGCGAGCCGGCGTTCTTCGACCTGGCGCTCGCGACCTTCGACGATCCCCGAGCCTTCGCGCCGACGGTGCATGTCTGGTGCGACAGCGCGATGCCGTGGCTGCCGATCGACGACCACCTGCCGCGCTTCGGCCAGGGCTTCGGCGTCGGCGAGCCGCGGATGCCGGGCAAGACCGGCTGA
- a CDS encoding LLM class flavin-dependent oxidoreductase — protein sequence MNLPLDAHLKIGVQTIHRRSEPATGPWLPRIDELVELVELVDRCGYDSLCVGDHISFAIPILDPLLQLAQAAVASRRLLLGTNVYLLPLRHAGPVAKQVATLDHLTEGRLIFGVGVGGEFPREYQLAGVPIGERGARLSDGIRALRKLWSGETVSHDGPFYPFPELSMQPPARQPGGPPIWCGGRSPGALKRTGRLADGWMSYVVTPDMYRDSLAAIAEAAQAANRTPTRFGTGHLLFTRLDDTYEKALDAATETLSVRYAMDFRRATERYAALGPPAQIAERIRAFHAAGVRHIVLDLVGPYEQRDVQLERVAGEVLPLLKDLTG from the coding sequence ATGAACCTGCCCCTCGACGCCCACCTCAAGATCGGCGTGCAGACCATCCATCGGCGCAGCGAGCCCGCCACCGGCCCGTGGCTGCCGCGGATCGACGAGCTGGTCGAGCTCGTCGAGTTGGTCGATCGCTGCGGCTACGATTCGCTGTGTGTCGGCGACCACATCTCCTTCGCCATCCCGATCCTCGATCCGCTGCTGCAGCTGGCGCAGGCGGCGGTGGCGAGCCGAAGGCTGCTGCTCGGCACCAACGTCTATCTCCTGCCGCTGCGCCACGCCGGGCCGGTGGCCAAGCAGGTCGCGACGCTCGATCACCTCACCGAGGGACGGCTGATCTTCGGCGTCGGCGTCGGCGGCGAGTTCCCGCGCGAGTACCAGCTGGCCGGCGTGCCGATCGGCGAGCGCGGCGCGCGGCTGTCGGACGGCATCCGCGCGCTGCGCAAACTATGGTCGGGCGAGACCGTGTCGCATGACGGGCCGTTCTACCCCTTCCCCGAACTCAGCATGCAGCCGCCGGCGCGCCAGCCCGGTGGCCCGCCGATCTGGTGCGGCGGCCGCTCGCCCGGCGCCTTGAAGCGCACCGGCCGCCTGGCCGATGGCTGGATGTCCTATGTCGTGACGCCGGACATGTACCGCGACAGCCTGGCGGCGATCGCCGAGGCCGCCCAGGCCGCCAACCGCACGCCCACGCGCTTCGGCACCGGCCATCTGCTGTTCACCCGGCTCGACGACACGTATGAAAAGGCGCTCGACGCGGCGACCGAGACCCTGAGCGTGCGCTACGCGATGGATTTCCGACGCGCGACGGAGCGCTACGCCGCGCTCGGTCCGCCGGCGCAAATCGCCGAGCGCATCCGCGCGTTCCATGCCGCCGGCGTGCGGCACATCGTGCTCGACCTGGTCGGGCCGTACGAGCAGCGCGACGTGCAGCTCGAGCGCGTCGCGGGCGAGGTGCTGCCGCTGCTGAAGGATCTGACGGGATAG